In Myxococcales bacterium, a single window of DNA contains:
- a CDS encoding LysM peptidoglycan-binding domain-containing protein: MAFVASILIGIVRAAMDVHPNTIVIIGAGSALALVVARDFRRTPKYIVRLRSASGREFDPVKSGNERWAADVVRVIDDGISHANPAGYVGKIEGGPAVTLGKQFVHATLLCGATVAVPWWVALSATGPSQPSRPERAEPVVAPVSPPPAPSATVPYYTVKDGDSWWAISQRFGTTPGELARMNDRTTESRIDPGDRLKVPTRVKAPE; this comes from the coding sequence ATGGCATTTGTGGCTTCAATTCTTATCGGCATCGTGCGCGCCGCCATGGATGTGCATCCCAACACGATCGTCATCATTGGGGCGGGCAGCGCGCTCGCTCTCGTCGTTGCACGGGATTTTCGACGTACACCGAAGTACATCGTGCGCCTTCGGTCCGCTAGCGGCCGCGAATTCGATCCCGTGAAATCGGGAAATGAGCGCTGGGCGGCCGACGTGGTTCGGGTCATTGATGACGGGATTTCCCACGCGAATCCCGCTGGATACGTCGGGAAGATTGAGGGGGGTCCGGCGGTGACGCTCGGCAAACAATTCGTTCATGCCACGCTTCTTTGCGGCGCTACGGTCGCGGTGCCCTGGTGGGTCGCTTTGTCGGCTACGGGCCCTTCGCAGCCTTCGAGGCCCGAGCGCGCGGAACCGGTGGTCGCTCCGGTTTCCCCGCCGCCCGCGCCTTCGGCGACCGTGCCCTACTACACCGTGAAGGACGGCGACAGTTGGTGGGCGATCTCACAGAGATTCGGGACAACTCCAGGCGAATTGGCTCGAATGAACGATAGAACCACAGAATCGCGTATTGATCCGGGGGACCGTCTAAAAGTGCCGACTCGAGTGAAGGCACCTGAATAG
- a CDS encoding phosphatidate cytidylyltransferase: MAEPAAKSETVSPNRNLAVRATTALVGVPLILLLLLKGPSWGFYMLVLPASIIGAYELFSMTHPGDRPSQAMGVAMTVGASLGTYFGVKDPRVLLTTLLVVSMFGPLSTLIRLGDIKTAALRASAMSMGPLFIGSSLALMGVMKRDLGARGPGFVLLTFFFAWMSDTGGYFAGRFLGKHKLYEAVSPKKTVEGAIGGLAGGLFGMFLTRAVLLPDLPLLHGVPLALGATALGQAGDLGESVLKRSTGVKDSGAIVPGHGGILDRVDALMMTSVVVYLYVVWTT, encoded by the coding sequence ATGGCTGAGCCCGCCGCAAAGAGCGAGACCGTGAGCCCCAACCGGAACCTAGCGGTCCGCGCGACGACCGCGCTCGTGGGGGTGCCGCTCATCTTGCTGCTGCTCCTCAAGGGCCCCTCGTGGGGCTTCTACATGCTCGTGCTGCCCGCCTCGATCATCGGCGCCTACGAGCTGTTCTCCATGACCCACCCGGGCGATCGCCCCTCGCAGGCGATGGGCGTCGCGATGACGGTGGGCGCGTCGCTCGGCACCTACTTCGGCGTGAAGGACCCGCGCGTGCTGCTCACGACCTTGCTCGTGGTCAGCATGTTCGGGCCGCTCTCGACGCTCATCCGCCTCGGCGACATCAAGACCGCGGCGCTGCGGGCCTCCGCCATGAGCATGGGGCCGCTCTTCATCGGGAGCTCGCTCGCCCTCATGGGGGTGATGAAGCGCGATCTCGGGGCGCGTGGCCCGGGGTTCGTGCTGCTCACGTTCTTCTTCGCGTGGATGAGCGACACGGGCGGGTATTTCGCCGGGCGCTTCCTGGGCAAGCACAAGCTCTACGAGGCCGTGTCACCCAAGAAGACCGTGGAGGGCGCGATCGGCGGCCTCGCGGGTGGCCTCTTCGGGATGTTCCTCACGCGCGCCGTGCTGCTGCCCGATCTGCCGTTGCTCCACGGGGTCCCGCTCGCGCTCGGCGCGACGGCGCTGGGGCAGGCCGGCGATCTCGGCGAGTCGGTCTTGAAGCGCTCCACGGGGGTGAAGGACTCCGGCGCGATCGTGCCCGGCCACGGCGGCATCCTCGATCGGGTGGACGCGCTGATGATGACCTCGGTCGTGGTCTATCTCTACGTCGTGTGGACGACGTGA
- a CDS encoding VanZ family protein, which produces MARAQCGMALHLRERRSLSLAVLRGLRDGSPTGPARARLGLAVVLSIILVAIVLDDSGNLREPVGLITSLPLGDKVCHFGMFGLLGFFVARVFPAPSVPGTGGRVPAFVALAFLLTALEELSQAWIPWRHCDPFDLLADGAGMALFTWLAVRDRPAALPVAQPAASTPPTGETCG; this is translated from the coding sequence GTGGCTCGCGCACAGTGCGGCATGGCCCTCCACCTCCGCGAGCGACGCTCGCTCTCCCTCGCCGTCCTCCGTGGTCTCCGCGACGGTTCGCCCACCGGCCCGGCACGCGCGCGGCTCGGCCTCGCGGTCGTGCTCTCGATCATCCTCGTCGCGATCGTCCTCGACGACTCGGGCAACCTCCGCGAGCCCGTGGGGCTCATCACGTCGCTGCCGCTCGGCGATAAGGTGTGTCATTTCGGCATGTTCGGACTTCTCGGGTTCTTCGTCGCGCGGGTCTTCCCCGCCCCGTCGGTCCCCGGAACCGGCGGCCGCGTGCCCGCCTTCGTGGCGCTCGCGTTCCTGCTCACGGCCCTCGAGGAGCTCTCGCAGGCGTGGATCCCGTGGCGCCACTGCGACCCGTTCGATCTGCTCGCCGACGGCGCGGGCATGGCCCTCTTCACGTGGCTGGCGGTGAGAGATCGGCCGGCGGCTCTCCCGGTCGCTCAGCCGGCGGCGTCCACCCCGCCGACAGGAGAAACCTGCGGATGA
- the uppS gene encoding di-trans,poly-cis-decaprenylcistransferase, with product MVVEARNLPSHVGIIMDGNGRWAQMRGLDRADGHREGSLSVRRVVRAARRLGLSALTLYAFSEQNWARPGEEVDALWVLLREFLVSERDELLDNGIRLNAIGNIGRLPGIVRAVLDPLRQESANKTDMTLTLALSYGGREEIAQAARELAARVAAGECSPEEITADALHGLMPSLTVGDPDLVIRTGGEHRISNFLLYGLAYAELYFEDALWPDYQAEHLYAAVASYQQRERRFGLVGAPAPAIASALDEVRLAG from the coding sequence ATCGTCGTCGAAGCCCGAAATCTCCCGTCCCACGTCGGGATCATCATGGACGGGAACGGTCGGTGGGCGCAGATGCGCGGCCTCGATCGCGCCGACGGCCACCGCGAGGGCTCCCTCTCCGTGCGTCGCGTCGTCCGCGCTGCGCGCCGCCTCGGACTGTCGGCCCTCACCCTCTACGCCTTCAGCGAACAGAACTGGGCGCGCCCGGGCGAGGAGGTCGACGCCCTCTGGGTGCTGCTCCGCGAGTTTCTCGTGTCGGAGCGCGACGAGCTGCTCGACAACGGAATCCGCTTGAACGCGATCGGCAACATCGGGCGCTTGCCCGGCATCGTCCGGGCCGTGCTCGACCCGCTCCGCCAGGAGAGCGCCAACAAGACCGACATGACGCTCACCCTGGCGCTGAGCTACGGCGGCCGCGAAGAGATCGCGCAGGCCGCGCGGGAGCTCGCCGCGCGCGTGGCCGCGGGCGAGTGTTCTCCCGAAGAGATCACGGCCGACGCGCTCCACGGGCTCATGCCGAGCCTCACCGTGGGCGACCCCGACCTCGTGATTCGCACGGGGGGCGAGCACCGCATCTCGAACTTCTTGCTCTACGGGCTCGCCTACGCCGAGCTCTACTTCGAGGATGCCCTCTGGCCCGACTACCAAGCCGAGCACCTCTACGCGGCGGTCGCGAGCTACCAGCAGCGCGAGCGGCGTTTTGGCCTCGTGGGTGCGCCCGCGCCCGCGATCGCGAGCGCGCTCGACGAGGTCCGGCTCGCGGGCTGA
- a CDS encoding 3-keto-5-aminohexanoate cleavage protein, whose protein sequence is MLGLFGDVATELLIRLDGDEGLFRAYESVEFLAPVFAGDYIEVECELLSVGNTSRRMRFEARKVVTNIRRPGVPASAAELLAEPVVVCRAVGTCVVPKELQRQKALPSGVLAARSPRELGPGTERRELVLAAAIVGAEVTRDQTPYLPITAQEIADEAARCREAGCAVIHLHVRDADGSPTQARERFAEAIEAITQKTDCIVQTSTGGAVGMSIAERAGPLGCRPEMATLNLGTVNFGDDVFVNTRPDIRGLARLIRDAGSVPELECYEVGHVEEGLALAKEGLLSAPYHFQFVLGIAGAIGASEENLRTLVARLPPDATWAVAAVGRHQRPMTELAMRLGGHARVGLEDNIYLEKGVLAKGSAPLVARAAEYARSIGRTPLEPEQARAHLGLPSRRV, encoded by the coding sequence ATGCTCGGGCTCTTCGGCGACGTCGCCACCGAGCTGCTCATCCGCCTCGACGGCGACGAGGGCCTCTTCCGCGCCTACGAGAGCGTCGAGTTCCTCGCGCCGGTGTTCGCGGGCGACTACATCGAGGTCGAGTGCGAGCTGTTGTCGGTCGGCAACACGAGCCGTCGCATGCGCTTCGAGGCGCGCAAGGTCGTCACCAACATTCGGCGCCCGGGGGTCCCCGCCAGCGCGGCCGAGCTGCTCGCCGAGCCCGTCGTCGTGTGCCGCGCGGTCGGCACCTGCGTGGTGCCGAAGGAGCTGCAGCGCCAGAAGGCCCTGCCCTCTGGCGTCCTCGCGGCGCGATCGCCGCGGGAGCTCGGCCCGGGCACCGAGCGGCGCGAGCTCGTCCTCGCCGCCGCGATCGTGGGCGCCGAAGTCACACGCGACCAGACGCCCTATCTACCTATCACTGCTCAGGAAATCGCCGACGAGGCGGCCCGCTGCCGCGAGGCCGGGTGCGCTGTCATCCACCTGCACGTGCGCGACGCCGACGGCTCCCCCACCCAGGCGCGCGAGCGCTTCGCCGAGGCGATCGAGGCGATCACGCAGAAGACCGACTGCATCGTGCAGACCTCCACCGGCGGGGCCGTGGGCATGAGCATCGCCGAGCGCGCCGGACCGCTCGGGTGCCGCCCGGAGATGGCGACGCTGAACCTCGGCACGGTGAACTTCGGCGACGACGTGTTCGTGAACACGCGCCCGGACATCCGCGGGCTCGCGCGGCTCATCCGCGACGCAGGCAGCGTCCCCGAGCTCGAGTGCTACGAGGTCGGCCACGTCGAGGAGGGGCTCGCGCTCGCGAAGGAGGGCCTGCTCTCCGCGCCGTACCACTTCCAGTTCGTCCTCGGCATCGCCGGGGCGATCGGCGCCAGCGAGGAGAACCTGCGCACCCTCGTCGCGCGGCTCCCGCCCGACGCGACCTGGGCCGTAGCCGCCGTGGGGCGTCATCAGCGCCCGATGACCGAGCTCGCGATGCGGCTCGGCGGTCACGCGCGCGTCGGCCTGGAGGACAACATCTACCTGGAGAAGGGCGTGCTCGCGAAGGGCTCGGCGCCCCTCGTGGCGCGCGCCGCCGAGTACGCGCGCAGCATCGGCCGGACGCCGCTCGAGCCGGAGCAGGCGCGCGCCCACCTCGGCCTGCCGTCCCGCCGCGTGTAG
- a CDS encoding HAMP domain-containing histidine kinase — protein MSMIAEKPWPPLRRPARPVSLAALAPMVVVALGLLLAVAIGALGVRQLRAASEQDARARVEVLSDVLAARLGPLSPAGRERALRLAVRRTAAEGFLVDADGVVLVDASLGGVERAEVARWVERGTGETSTRLGTAYFVARRVRAGPWLVLVARRPPAAEGESRLIDSLIALTTLLVFAAAAVAFAVTRDAGRDIDFLTRRIEGMAKVRSAPAGELVPIRAIDEIGGLAVAFNRLVVRFTSAERAYHDHLSRARAADRDRAAFLAAVSHELRSPLNAILGFSDLLVQEVDGPLSAAAREEVEQIRGSGQHLLSLINDILEFSAIESGQLKLAVSAVDVVHVCTDVVREARLSLGGRPIELEVRGDGPLFAHVDPRRLRQVVGNLVSNAVKFTERGTVAVTLGVDGRAVTIAVSDTGRGIAPEEQSLVFEDYRQATNERGMRRGSGLGLAIARRLVLAHGGTIRLESEIGVGTTFFLSFPMVVTPSAPPPSTGGAA, from the coding sequence GTGAGCATGATCGCCGAAAAGCCGTGGCCGCCCCTCCGGCGCCCCGCGCGCCCCGTGTCGCTGGCGGCGCTCGCGCCGATGGTGGTGGTGGCGCTCGGCTTGCTGCTCGCGGTGGCGATCGGCGCGCTCGGGGTCCGTCAGCTCCGGGCCGCTTCGGAGCAGGACGCGCGCGCGCGCGTCGAGGTGCTGTCCGACGTGCTGGCCGCGCGGCTTGGGCCGCTCTCGCCTGCGGGGCGCGAGCGCGCGTTGCGGCTGGCGGTGCGGAGGACGGCCGCCGAGGGCTTCCTGGTCGACGCCGACGGCGTCGTGCTCGTCGACGCGTCGCTCGGCGGGGTCGAGCGGGCGGAGGTGGCCCGGTGGGTCGAGCGGGGCACCGGCGAGACGTCCACGCGGCTCGGGACGGCGTATTTCGTGGCCAGGCGTGTGCGCGCGGGGCCCTGGCTCGTGCTCGTGGCGCGTCGGCCGCCCGCGGCCGAGGGGGAGTCGCGCCTCATCGACTCGCTCATCGCGTTGACCACGCTGCTCGTGTTCGCGGCGGCCGCCGTGGCCTTCGCCGTGACGCGCGATGCGGGTCGAGATATCGACTTCCTGACACGACGGATCGAGGGGATGGCGAAGGTCCGCTCGGCGCCGGCGGGCGAGCTCGTGCCCATCCGCGCGATCGACGAGATCGGCGGCCTCGCGGTCGCGTTCAATCGCCTCGTCGTGCGCTTCACGTCGGCGGAGCGGGCGTATCACGACCACCTCTCGCGAGCGCGCGCTGCGGACCGCGATCGCGCGGCGTTCCTCGCCGCCGTGAGCCACGAGCTGCGCAGCCCGCTGAACGCCATCCTTGGGTTCTCCGACCTGCTCGTGCAAGAGGTCGACGGCCCCCTGTCGGCGGCGGCGCGCGAGGAGGTGGAGCAGATCCGCGGCTCGGGTCAGCACTTGCTCTCGCTCATCAACGACATCCTCGAGTTCTCGGCGATCGAGAGCGGTCAACTCAAGCTCGCGGTCTCCGCCGTCGACGTCGTCCACGTCTGCACTGACGTCGTGCGTGAGGCCCGTCTCTCGCTCGGTGGCCGCCCGATCGAGCTCGAGGTGCGGGGCGACGGTCCGCTGTTCGCGCACGTCGATCCTCGCAGGCTGCGGCAGGTCGTCGGCAACCTCGTGAGCAACGCCGTGAAGTTCACCGAGCGGGGGACCGTCGCGGTCACCCTCGGCGTGGACGGGCGCGCCGTCACGATCGCCGTCTCCGACACGGGGCGGGGCATCGCGCCCGAGGAGCAGTCGCTCGTCTTCGAGGACTACCGACAGGCCACCAACGAGCGCGGGATGCGCCGTGGCTCGGGCCTCGGCCTCGCGATCGCACGACGCCTCGTGCTCGCGCACGGGGGCACCATCCGGCTCGAGAGCGAGATCGGCGTTGGTACGACATTTTTCCTTTCGTTTCCGATGGTTGTCACGCCTTCGGCGCCGCCGCCGTCGACAGGGGGGGCGGCGTGA
- a CDS encoding HU family DNA-binding protein, with product MAAAKRMTKAQVISDIAESAELDKKSVSRVFDGLTDLIKKQLGSRGPGEFVIPGLLKLKSVKKPATKDRPGKNPFTGEAITIKGKPASKKVRATALKALKDLIQ from the coding sequence ATGGCTGCAGCGAAGCGGATGACCAAGGCCCAGGTAATTTCGGATATTGCGGAGAGCGCGGAGCTCGACAAGAAGAGCGTATCTCGCGTGTTTGATGGACTGACGGATCTCATCAAGAAGCAGCTCGGCTCCCGCGGCCCGGGCGAGTTCGTGATCCCGGGGCTCCTCAAGCTCAAGTCGGTCAAGAAGCCCGCCACGAAGGATCGTCCGGGCAAGAACCCGTTCACCGGCGAGGCGATCACCATCAAGGGGAAGCCGGCCTCGAAGAAGGTTCGCGCGACGGCCCTCAAGGCCCTCAAGGACCTCATCCAGTGA